In a single window of the Deinococcus aerolatus genome:
- a CDS encoding ABC-F family ATP-binding cassette domain-containing protein, which produces MSTLIAAENLTVFYAERAVLRDVSLSVSGGERVALLGRNGAGKTTLLRVLTGEVLLEEGSVWRADGLRVGVLEQHHTYPAGKTVRTLVDAAHPYRELEAELLALEADLGDPAVLAAWTELNARLEDAEAFAWPSRVARVLGTLDLTRFLGREAATLSGGERTRLALALALAREPDLLLLDEPTNHLDIRMREWLEGWLRGFRGGVVLTSHDRDFLDAVAGSAGGRSVWLEAGEATFYPGGYTRAKAQRELERRTRERAAKLSAQESRRLEDSAENLDRWGRRSRGLKSRAGRLPTAEAPLPERQLRMRLLAGSARAPLVAWGEHLSKSYDGRHIVSGVAFRLRQGDRVALMGANGTGKTTLMRLLSGEDHPDPAAGIGDPAPVLRVANGVSVASLDQTWHGLMPGEGLRAQFERRFGGQAVALLGRAGFTEADWPKTPRQLSGGERARAGLALVSALRADLLLLDEPTNHLDIEALDALEAAVHAYGGAVVIVTHDRRFAREVSNRLWVIEDGQLREVTGWGSREYADPARHLQGDPPPPPPRPTARQRLIHIETQLADVRRALDSTPGGLSGREEARLRSQAHALQQHLYVLYAEAFAAPQYDLQVREPPLTVHAQRLGDAGGGGMFWAARDETCPHLAWDGTALRWSAGAPDWYGAALLGGALRILFEHWNVGRVQLGEGGPTLTRRQYFERLGLIRTGAPPPP; this is translated from the coding sequence GTGTCCACGCTGATCGCCGCCGAAAACCTGACCGTGTTCTACGCGGAGCGGGCGGTGCTGCGTGACGTGTCATTGAGCGTGTCGGGCGGCGAGCGCGTGGCGCTGCTGGGCCGCAACGGGGCGGGCAAGACCACGCTGCTGCGCGTGTTGACCGGGGAAGTGTTGCTGGAGGAGGGCAGCGTGTGGCGGGCGGACGGACTGCGCGTCGGCGTGCTGGAGCAGCACCACACGTATCCTGCCGGCAAGACCGTGCGGACCCTGGTGGATGCCGCGCACCCGTACCGCGAGCTGGAAGCCGAGCTGCTGGCGCTGGAGGCTGATCTGGGCGATCCTGCCGTCCTGGCCGCGTGGACCGAGCTGAACGCCCGGCTGGAAGACGCCGAGGCCTTCGCGTGGCCTTCGCGGGTGGCGCGCGTGCTGGGCACGCTGGACCTCACCCGCTTCCTGGGCCGCGAGGCCGCCACGCTGTCCGGCGGCGAGCGCACCCGGCTGGCGCTGGCGCTGGCCCTGGCCCGCGAGCCGGACCTGCTGCTGCTGGACGAGCCCACCAATCACCTGGACATCCGCATGCGCGAGTGGCTGGAAGGCTGGCTGCGCGGGTTCCGGGGCGGCGTGGTCCTGACCAGCCATGACCGCGACTTTCTGGACGCGGTGGCCGGTTCCGCCGGTGGGCGCAGCGTGTGGCTGGAGGCGGGCGAGGCCACCTTCTACCCCGGCGGCTACACCCGCGCAAAGGCGCAACGCGAACTGGAACGGCGCACCCGGGAACGCGCCGCGAAGCTCTCGGCGCAGGAGAGTCGGCGGCTGGAAGACAGCGCGGAAAACCTGGACCGCTGGGGCCGCCGCTCGCGTGGCCTCAAATCCCGCGCCGGACGCCTGCCCACCGCCGAGGCGCCCCTGCCCGAGCGCCAGTTACGGATGCGGTTGCTGGCCGGAAGCGCCCGCGCCCCACTGGTGGCCTGGGGCGAGCACCTTTCCAAATCCTACGACGGGCGCCACATCGTGTCTGGCGTGGCGTTCAGGCTGCGTCAGGGGGACCGCGTGGCGTTAATGGGCGCAAACGGTACCGGCAAGACCACCCTGATGCGGCTGCTGTCGGGCGAGGACCACCCCGATCCGGCGGCGGGTATCGGGGACCCCGCCCCGGTGCTGCGCGTGGCGAACGGCGTGAGCGTGGCCAGTCTGGACCAGACCTGGCACGGGCTGATGCCCGGCGAGGGCCTGCGCGCCCAGTTCGAGCGCCGCTTTGGGGGGCAGGCGGTGGCCCTGCTGGGCCGTGCGGGCTTCACCGAGGCCGACTGGCCCAAGACGCCGCGACAGCTGTCGGGCGGCGAGCGGGCGCGGGCGGGGCTGGCGCTGGTCAGTGCCCTGCGGGCCGATCTGCTGCTGCTGGACGAGCCGACCAACCACCTGGACATCGAGGCGCTGGACGCGCTGGAGGCCGCCGTCCATGCCTATGGCGGCGCGGTGGTGATCGTGACCCACGACCGCCGCTTTGCCCGCGAGGTTTCAAACCGCCTGTGGGTGATCGAGGACGGTCAGCTGCGCGAGGTCACCGGCTGGGGCAGCCGCGAGTACGCCGACCCGGCCCGGCACCTGCAGGGCGACCCGCCGCCGCCCCCGCCGCGTCCCACCGCCCGGCAGCGGCTGATCCACATCGAGACCCAGCTGGCCGACGTCCGCAGGGCGCTGGATTCCACCCCCGGCGGCCTCAGCGGACGGGAGGAGGCGCGGCTGCGTTCCCAGGCGCACGCGCTCCAGCAGCACCTCTACGTGCTGTACGCGGAGGCCTTCGCGGCCCCGCAGTACGACCTGCAGGTCCGCGAGCCGCCGCTGACGGTGCACGCCCAGCGGCTGGGAGACGCGGGGGGGGGCGGCATGTTCTGGGCCGCGCGGGACGAGACCTGCCCGCATCTGGCCTGGGACGGAACCGCGCTGCGCTGGAGTGCCGGGGCGCCCGACTGGTACGGCGCGGCCCTGCTGGGCGGGGCGCTGCGGATTCTCTTCGAGCACTGGAACGTGGGCCGCGTCCAGCTGGGTGAGGGCGGCCCCACGCTGACACGGCGGCAGTATTTCGAGCGGCTGGGCCTGATCCGCACGGGCGCGCCGCCGCCACCCTGA
- a CDS encoding metal-sensitive transcriptional regulator yields MPEDARKRARRRLSIARGHLDSIVRMLDDPEVYCVDVLRQIKAVQGALSGAGDVVLRGHLEAHVATSAGRGDSVEMVEEVMEALRYR; encoded by the coding sequence ATGCCGGAGGACGCCCGCAAACGCGCCCGCCGCCGCCTGAGCATTGCGCGCGGACACCTCGACAGCATCGTGCGGATGCTCGACGATCCCGAGGTGTACTGCGTGGACGTGCTGCGCCAGATCAAGGCGGTGCAGGGCGCGCTGAGCGGCGCGGGCGACGTGGTGCTGCGCGGTCATCTGGAAGCGCATGTGGCGACCTCCGCCGGGCGCGGCGACAGCGTGGAAATGGTGGAAGAGGTGATGGAGGCGCTGCGCTACCGTTAG
- a CDS encoding CopZ family metallochaperone, with translation MTNTMTTELKVDGMTCGHCVKAVEKALKGVTGVHDVQVDLAAGKATVHGDADAGAMISAVAGEGYAAQVANG, from the coding sequence ATGACCAACACCATGACGACCGAATTGAAAGTTGACGGCATGACCTGCGGCCACTGCGTGAAAGCTGTGGAAAAGGCGCTCAAGGGCGTGACGGGCGTGCATGACGTGCAGGTGGACCTGGCGGCCGGCAAGGCCACCGTTCACGGCGACGCCGATGCCGGGGCCATGATCAGTGCCGTGGCCGGCGAAGGCTACGCCGCGCAGGTGGCGAACGGGTGA
- a CDS encoding heavy metal translocating P-type ATPase — MTTKTLTLDVGGMTCAACVGRVERGLKKVDGVQDAAVNLATERASVTYDPARTTVAQLVDTVKDTGYEARTTELSFPVEGMTCAACVGRVERGLQKAEGVLSASVNLATERANVTYLPAATSPAALKQAVRDAGYDVPDEATEAESRLDADRARKAEEIAALRRSVILAAAFSIPLFIVAMLPMVWPALDRWLMDRVGMQTLNWVMLALAAPVQFGPGLRFYRSGWAALRHRSPDMNTLVMLGTSAAFGYSLLVTLAPGLFPAGSAHVYYEASGVVITLILLGKLFEALAKGRSSEAMRTLLALQPNVARVQRDGGVVEVPADDVRVGDHVLVRSGERLPVDGEVVDGSSYVDESMLTGESVPVQKTAGAKVTGGTVNGTGALTFRATGVGADTALSRIIRMVEDAQASRPPIQGLADRVVAVFVPVVLVIAAVTFAVWMFIGGEGALANALVHTVAVLIIACPCAMGLATPVSIMVGSGRAAQMGVLFRSGAALEGLGAAQVVAVDKTGTVTQGRPEVTEVVAQGQWQQMESELLRLTAAAESSSEHPLARAIERAALGEENNVNALSPATDFQAIPGYGVQATVDGKRVEVGAARYMARLGLELGDLEGQADTLAQRGRTPVFVAVDGELAGLLGVADPVRTGSVEAIRTLQGQGTEVAMITGDTRATAQAVAAEVGVSRVLAEVLPEGKSDAVQELQAGGRKVAFVGDGINDAPALARADVGVAIGTGTDVAVETADVILMSGDLRGVPNAIALSRATLRNIRVNLFWAFAYNILLIPVAAGVLSAWNITLSPVLAAAAMGLSSVFVLSNALRLRGFRPPLGGEASATGGSGKPVSPTLPQTS; from the coding sequence ATGACGACAAAGACCCTCACTCTGGATGTTGGCGGCATGACCTGTGCCGCCTGCGTGGGCCGGGTGGAACGCGGGCTGAAAAAGGTGGACGGCGTGCAGGATGCCGCCGTCAATCTGGCGACCGAGCGGGCCAGCGTGACCTATGACCCGGCGCGGACCACGGTGGCCCAGCTGGTGGACACCGTGAAAGACACCGGCTACGAGGCACGGACCACGGAACTCTCCTTTCCGGTGGAGGGGATGACCTGCGCGGCCTGCGTGGGCCGGGTGGAGCGCGGGCTGCAAAAGGCCGAGGGGGTATTGAGCGCCAGCGTCAACCTCGCCACCGAGCGGGCCAACGTGACGTACCTCCCCGCCGCCACCTCGCCTGCCGCACTGAAGCAGGCGGTGCGCGACGCCGGGTACGACGTGCCGGACGAGGCCACTGAGGCTGAGTCGCGGCTGGACGCAGACCGCGCCCGCAAGGCGGAGGAAATCGCGGCGCTGCGGCGTTCGGTGATTCTCGCCGCCGCCTTCAGCATTCCGCTGTTCATCGTGGCCATGCTACCGATGGTCTGGCCGGCACTGGACCGGTGGCTGATGGACCGCGTGGGCATGCAGACCCTGAACTGGGTGATGCTGGCGCTGGCGGCCCCGGTGCAGTTCGGCCCCGGCCTGCGCTTCTACCGCTCCGGCTGGGCGGCCCTGCGGCACCGCAGCCCCGACATGAACACGCTGGTGATGCTGGGCACGTCGGCGGCCTTCGGGTACTCGCTGCTGGTCACGTTGGCCCCCGGCCTGTTTCCGGCAGGCAGCGCCCACGTGTATTACGAGGCGTCCGGCGTGGTCATCACCCTGATCCTGCTGGGCAAGCTGTTCGAGGCGCTGGCCAAGGGCCGCAGCAGCGAGGCCATGCGGACCCTGCTGGCGCTGCAACCCAACGTGGCCCGCGTGCAACGGGACGGGGGTGTGGTGGAAGTGCCTGCCGACGATGTGCGCGTGGGGGACCATGTGCTGGTGCGCTCCGGCGAACGCCTGCCGGTGGACGGCGAGGTGGTGGACGGCAGCAGCTACGTGGATGAGTCCATGCTGACCGGCGAGAGCGTGCCCGTGCAGAAGACGGCAGGCGCGAAGGTCACAGGCGGCACCGTGAACGGCACCGGGGCGTTGACCTTCCGGGCCACGGGTGTGGGGGCCGACACCGCACTGTCGCGCATCATCCGCATGGTGGAGGACGCGCAGGCCAGCCGCCCGCCGATCCAGGGGCTGGCCGACCGGGTGGTGGCCGTGTTCGTGCCGGTGGTGCTGGTGATTGCCGCCGTGACCTTTGCGGTCTGGATGTTCATCGGGGGCGAGGGCGCACTGGCCAACGCCCTGGTGCACACCGTGGCCGTGCTGATCATCGCCTGCCCGTGCGCCATGGGTCTTGCCACCCCGGTCAGCATCATGGTGGGCAGCGGGCGCGCCGCGCAGATGGGCGTGCTGTTCCGCAGCGGCGCGGCGCTCGAAGGCCTGGGGGCCGCGCAGGTGGTGGCCGTGGACAAGACCGGGACGGTCACGCAGGGACGGCCCGAAGTCACCGAAGTGGTGGCCCAGGGCCAGTGGCAGCAGATGGAAAGCGAACTGCTCCGGCTGACCGCCGCCGCCGAGTCGTCCTCTGAACACCCACTGGCACGCGCGATTGAGCGGGCGGCGCTGGGTGAGGAGAACAACGTCAATGCCCTCTCCCCTGCCACCGACTTCCAGGCCATCCCCGGCTACGGCGTCCAGGCCACCGTGGACGGCAAGCGCGTGGAGGTGGGCGCGGCCCGCTACATGGCGAGACTGGGGCTGGAACTGGGCGACTTGGAAGGGCAGGCCGACACCCTGGCCCAGCGCGGACGCACCCCGGTCTTCGTTGCGGTAGACGGTGAACTGGCCGGCCTGCTGGGCGTGGCCGATCCGGTACGGACAGGCAGCGTGGAGGCCATCCGCACCCTGCAGGGACAGGGCACCGAAGTCGCCATGATCACCGGCGACACCCGCGCCACCGCGCAGGCCGTGGCCGCCGAGGTGGGCGTGTCGCGCGTGCTGGCCGAGGTGCTGCCGGAGGGCAAATCGGACGCCGTGCAGGAATTGCAGGCCGGGGGCCGCAAGGTGGCCTTCGTCGGCGACGGCATCAACGATGCGCCCGCCCTGGCCCGCGCCGACGTGGGCGTGGCGATTGGCACCGGCACCGACGTGGCCGTGGAAACGGCCGACGTGATCCTGATGTCGGGCGACCTGCGCGGCGTGCCGAACGCCATCGCCCTGTCGCGGGCCACGCTGCGCAACATCCGGGTCAACCTGTTCTGGGCCTTCGCTTACAACATCCTGCTGATTCCGGTGGCGGCAGGTGTGCTCTCAGCCTGGAACATCACGCTGTCCCCGGTGCTGGCGGCGGCGGCGATGGGCCTGAGCAGCGTGTTCGTGCTGAGCAACGCCCTGCGCCTGCGGGGGTTCAGGCCGCCGCTGGGGGGCGAGGCCAGCGCCACTGGAGGGAGTGGCAAGCCGGTGTCCCCCACCCTGCCGCAGACCTCCTGA
- a CDS encoding response regulator, with product MIRICIVEDQTLVRQGLRSMLALADDMTVVAEAENGEQALVTVPDACPDVLLLDYRMPRLDGLGVLRALAERAQAHGTPLIPTLILTTFDDDELLLSAVQLGAKGYLLKDVDLPVLLQAIRTVAGGGRWLQPTLTDQVQRGLDELRPQREDGPEDRILLTSREQEVLRLMAGGFNNREIAGLTTTTEGTIKGYVSNILSKLGVRDRTRAVLKAVECRLL from the coding sequence ATGATCCGGATCTGCATCGTGGAAGACCAGACGCTGGTGCGCCAGGGCCTGCGCAGCATGCTGGCCCTGGCCGACGACATGACGGTGGTGGCCGAGGCCGAGAACGGCGAGCAGGCGCTGGTCACCGTGCCGGACGCCTGCCCCGACGTGCTTTTGCTGGACTACCGGATGCCCCGCCTGGACGGGCTGGGCGTGCTGCGGGCACTGGCAGAGCGGGCACAGGCCCACGGCACCCCCCTGATCCCCACCCTGATCCTGACCACCTTCGACGACGATGAACTGCTGCTGTCCGCCGTGCAGCTGGGCGCGAAGGGGTACCTGCTCAAGGATGTGGACCTGCCGGTGCTGCTGCAGGCCATCCGCACGGTGGCGGGCGGGGGACGCTGGCTGCAGCCCACCCTGACCGATCAGGTGCAGCGCGGTCTGGACGAACTGCGCCCGCAGCGGGAGGACGGCCCGGAGGACCGCATCCTCCTGACCAGCCGCGAGCAGGAGGTGCTGCGCCTGATGGCGGGCGGCTTCAACAACCGCGAGATCGCCGGGCTGACCACTACCACCGAAGGCACCATCAAAGGCTACGTGTCCAACATCCTGTCCAAGCTGGGCGTGCGGGACCGCACCCGCGCTGTGCTGAAAGCCGTGGAGTGTCGCCTGCTGTGA
- a CDS encoding sensor histidine kinase, translating into MAVGVPAGEPLAQVRRGLRWTGLLFWTVLLVHSLLAQPSREGLTPEEVLPWGLAMVAFIAVFLTAISLPDQPRWQRLALFLAALESVLALVGNALLDANSVQGGLLVLVAAQVAVTLPVRWMLVWVTVQTVSLLTVFLTYWSAADAWAFGTGYFCFQLFAMTTAQTAVREVRARQQLAVVVDELRATRALLAEASRQAERLQISRELHDLMGHHLTALGMNLQVALHQLPSGPARGHVEQAGELAHTLLSDVRTAVRGMRETSAPCDVRAEIETLARTASLPIHLSFSAGFSVPCPVQSQVLLRTVQEGLTNVVRHAGARQVWLDLSCGAAQEGGRQLTLHARDDGHGTPRFKPGCGLSGMRERIESVGGTLEVRALPGQPLELLVRLPLSGPATGGAA; encoded by the coding sequence GTGGCTGTGGGGGTTCCGGCCGGGGAGCCTCTGGCGCAGGTCCGCCGGGGGCTTCGCTGGACCGGCCTGCTGTTCTGGACGGTCCTGCTGGTGCATTCACTGCTGGCCCAGCCCAGCCGCGAGGGCCTGACGCCGGAGGAGGTGTTGCCCTGGGGGCTGGCGATGGTGGCCTTCATCGCCGTGTTCCTGACGGCGATCTCGCTGCCGGACCAGCCCCGGTGGCAGCGGCTGGCGCTGTTTCTGGCCGCGCTGGAATCGGTGCTGGCCCTAGTGGGCAACGCGCTGCTGGATGCCAACAGCGTGCAGGGCGGGCTGCTGGTGCTGGTGGCGGCGCAGGTGGCGGTGACCCTGCCGGTGCGCTGGATGCTGGTGTGGGTGACGGTGCAGACCGTGAGCCTGCTGACGGTGTTTCTGACGTACTGGAGCGCCGCAGACGCGTGGGCCTTTGGGACCGGCTACTTCTGCTTTCAATTGTTTGCCATGACCACCGCGCAGACCGCCGTGCGTGAGGTGCGGGCGCGGCAGCAACTCGCGGTGGTGGTGGATGAACTGCGCGCCACCCGCGCGTTGCTGGCCGAGGCCAGCCGTCAGGCCGAACGCCTGCAGATCTCGCGTGAGCTGCACGACCTGATGGGCCACCACCTGACCGCGCTGGGCATGAACCTGCAGGTGGCGTTGCACCAGCTGCCGTCGGGGCCGGCGCGTGGGCATGTGGAGCAGGCTGGGGAACTGGCGCACACCCTGCTGAGCGACGTGAGAACCGCCGTGCGTGGCATGCGCGAGACCTCGGCTCCCTGTGACGTGCGGGCCGAGATCGAGACGCTGGCCCGCACGGCGTCCCTGCCGATCCACCTGAGCTTCTCGGCGGGCTTCAGCGTGCCGTGTCCGGTGCAGTCCCAGGTGCTGCTGCGAACCGTGCAGGAGGGCCTGACCAACGTCGTGCGTCATGCGGGGGCGCGGCAGGTCTGGCTGGACCTTTCGTGCGGGGCGGCGCAGGAGGGCGGGCGGCAGCTGACCCTGCACGCCCGCGACGACGGCCACGGCACCCCCAGATTCAAACCCGGCTGCGGCCTGAGCGGAATGCGCGAGCGCATCGAGAGCGTCGGCGGCACGCTGGAGGTGCGGGCACTGCCGGGGCAACCGCTGGAACTGCTGGTCCGCCTTCCCCTATCCGGACCGGCCACAGGGGGCGCGGCATGA
- a CDS encoding phospholipase A2: MKTPTFNFGLGALLMGAFILTSCGSQGETASTPPTPAAAAATAGPTVAEQIAGFAGRPELQDAESQAILRENASDPLLLQGLQEAYGLPNAGLDAEALAQQAGEPGMGAQASGKAGYAQRVAWGSISNYAAERRSPDYSGLDWRYDGCSAPKGLGLGYSDFFRSACNVHDFGYRNLPKLISIPYWPYNKARTDSAFLSNMRGLCNSKSLWARPGCYAAAQAYYVVVRDFGWAKWHR, from the coding sequence ATGAAAACCCCCACGTTCAACTTTGGTCTTGGTGCTCTGCTGATGGGTGCCTTCATCCTGACCTCCTGCGGGTCGCAGGGCGAGACGGCCAGCACGCCGCCCACGCCCGCCGCTGCAGCCGCCACGGCTGGGCCGACGGTGGCTGAACAGATTGCCGGGTTTGCCGGGCGCCCCGAACTGCAGGACGCCGAGAGTCAGGCGATCCTGCGGGAGAATGCCAGCGACCCGTTGCTGCTTCAGGGCCTGCAGGAGGCCTACGGGCTGCCCAACGCGGGCCTGGATGCCGAGGCCCTGGCGCAGCAGGCAGGAGAGCCGGGCATGGGTGCTCAGGCTTCCGGCAAGGCGGGGTACGCCCAGCGCGTCGCCTGGGGAAGCATCAGCAACTACGCCGCCGAGAGGCGCTCGCCCGATTACAGCGGCCTGGACTGGCGCTATGACGGCTGCAGCGCCCCCAAGGGCCTGGGCCTGGGCTACAGCGATTTCTTCCGCAGCGCTTGCAACGTCCATGACTTCGGCTACCGCAACCTGCCCAAGCTGATCTCCATTCCGTACTGGCCCTACAACAAGGCCAGAACCGATTCGGCCTTCCTGAGCAACATGCGGGGGCTGTGCAACAGCAAGAGCCTCTGGGCCCGCCCCGGCTGTTACGCCGCCGCGCAGGCGTACTACGTCGTGGTGCGCGACTTCGGCTGGGCCAAGTGGCACCGCTAA
- a CDS encoding DoxX family protein — MTSTPAPVQNLARVLLGSALALAGLGHLSFLRRDFQAQVPDGLPLNQDFVVLASGVVEVNLGAALTVLPWQHVLPGWLLATFFVTMFPGNISQYLTHANAFGLDTDRKRLIRLFFQPLLVVWALWSTGAWAAQREHR, encoded by the coding sequence ATGACGTCAACGCCTGCTCCTGTCCAGAATCTGGCCCGCGTGCTGCTTGGTTCGGCCCTCGCCTTGGCGGGCCTCGGCCACCTGAGCTTTCTGCGCCGCGACTTCCAGGCCCAGGTGCCTGACGGCCTGCCGCTGAATCAGGATTTCGTGGTGCTGGCGTCCGGCGTGGTGGAAGTCAATTTGGGCGCGGCGCTGACCGTCCTGCCGTGGCAGCACGTCCTTCCGGGCTGGCTGCTGGCCACATTCTTTGTGACGATGTTTCCCGGCAACATCTCGCAGTACCTGACGCATGCGAATGCCTTCGGCCTGGATACAGACCGCAAGCGCCTGATCCGGCTGTTCTTTCAGCCGCTGCTGGTGGTGTGGGCGCTGTGGAGCACCGGGGCGTGGGCGGCGCAAAGAGAGCACAGATGA
- a CDS encoding CinA family nicotinamide mononucleotide deamidase-related protein, which translates to MLLAEIISVGTELLFGEIVDSNAAFLARELGARGVILHRKTVLGDNLGRVSDAVKLALSRADLVILGGGLGPTDDDLTRESIADALGETPTEDPELLAWLEGLYAARGREMPQVNRKQTWLIPSAEALPNPVGTAPGWFVRTGGKYVVALPGPPREMQRMWREQVLPRLPLPDHALVSTTVHTQGIGESNVAELLSGLTQHANPSVGTYARKTGVDVRVAASAATEAEARALLAPLLDTVRAHLSRWTWGEDSQTLSGALDAALSGRSLGVIEAGSAGALCGLLADEAGFLDAAVTQDHARLITLGLTPVTLRDAGLVSEGAALELAAGAREHLGADVGLAVVVSVNGENAGQAHAAISSERGHKAVSVNWPGDAAQIRERAAVTALALAYRALRAGGELA; encoded by the coding sequence ATGTTGCTAGCAGAAATCATCAGTGTGGGAACGGAGCTGCTGTTCGGCGAGATTGTCGACAGCAACGCCGCCTTCCTCGCACGCGAACTGGGCGCACGGGGGGTCATCCTTCACCGCAAGACGGTGCTGGGGGACAACCTGGGGCGCGTCAGCGACGCCGTGAAGCTGGCCCTGTCGCGCGCCGATCTGGTGATTCTGGGCGGCGGACTGGGGCCCACCGATGATGACCTGACCCGCGAGTCGATTGCCGACGCCCTGGGTGAAACGCCCACCGAGGACCCCGAACTGCTGGCGTGGCTTGAGGGCCTGTACGCCGCCCGTGGGCGCGAGATGCCGCAGGTGAACCGCAAGCAGACCTGGCTGATTCCCAGCGCCGAGGCCCTGCCCAACCCGGTGGGCACCGCGCCCGGCTGGTTTGTGCGGACAGGCGGCAAATACGTTGTGGCCCTGCCCGGCCCACCGCGCGAGATGCAGCGGATGTGGCGCGAACAGGTGCTGCCGCGCCTGCCGCTGCCGGACCACGCGCTGGTGTCTACCACCGTCCATACCCAGGGCATCGGCGAGAGCAACGTCGCCGAGCTGCTCTCGGGGCTGACCCAGCACGCCAATCCCAGCGTCGGCACCTACGCCCGCAAGACTGGCGTGGACGTGCGCGTCGCCGCCAGTGCCGCGACCGAGGCCGAAGCGCGGGCGCTGCTGGCCCCGCTGCTGGACACCGTGCGTGCCCACCTGTCGCGCTGGACCTGGGGCGAGGACTCACAGACCCTGTCCGGGGCACTGGACGCTGCACTCTCGGGCCGCAGCCTGGGCGTGATCGAGGCCGGCAGCGCGGGCGCGCTGTGCGGCCTGCTGGCCGACGAGGCGGGCTTTCTGGACGCCGCCGTGACCCAGGACCACGCCCGCCTGATCACCCTGGGCCTGACCCCCGTGACCCTGCGCGACGCCGGACTGGTGAGCGAGGGGGCCGCGCTGGAGCTGGCTGCCGGGGCACGTGAGCATCTGGGCGCGGACGTGGGCCTGGCGGTGGTGGTCAGCGTGAACGGCGAGAACGCCGGGCAGGCCCACGCCGCCATCAGCAGCGAGAGGGGCCACAAGGCCGTGAGTGTCAACTGGCCCGGCGACGCCGCGCAGATCCGGGAGCGGGCCGCCGTGACCGCGCTGGCGCTGGCCTACCGGGCGCTGCGGGCAGGAGGTGAGCTGGCATGA
- the thpR gene encoding RNA 2',3'-cyclic phosphodiesterase, with protein sequence MKIRKSQTRQKAEKPQGSDLNAALKIRLEGNLPAAPAPAPKATPEGPLPQRDGPRAPERAAAPRRAQEQKASAEFNRRQEKRPSPGSRGRPAPEEHTPTNGRFFYALKVPASVTGPLAEAQRKLKGNWRTTGRDQMHVTLCYLPSVPLARVAELKALGARLTQNLGPMDVKLRGTGYFPNEGSPRVWFVKVEAEGLDELAAALRAGVHELGLETEDMGFKAHITLARKKGPAPRLQPLLFELGWTAGGATLQRSHLQKTGPVYEQVSTFRFQEQTQPAAPPDPSPAEQTSTPPTPDTATNTDHSPSSAAPPEAQEPA encoded by the coding sequence ATGAAGATCCGCAAATCGCAGACTAGGCAGAAGGCAGAAAAGCCGCAGGGGTCCGACCTGAACGCCGCCCTGAAGATCCGGCTGGAGGGCAACCTGCCCGCCGCCCCCGCACCGGCCCCGAAGGCCACGCCTGAAGGCCCCCTGCCCCAGCGGGATGGGCCACGAGCGCCGGAACGGGCCGCCGCACCCCGCCGCGCCCAGGAGCAGAAGGCCTCGGCAGAGTTCAACCGGCGCCAGGAGAAGCGCCCCTCGCCGGGCAGCCGGGGCAGACCCGCCCCCGAGGAACACACCCCCACCAACGGGCGGTTCTTCTACGCGCTGAAGGTGCCTGCCAGCGTTACCGGCCCGCTGGCCGAGGCGCAGCGCAAACTCAAAGGCAACTGGCGCACCACCGGGCGCGACCAGATGCACGTCACCCTGTGTTACCTGCCGTCCGTGCCGCTGGCCCGCGTCGCCGAACTCAAGGCGCTGGGCGCGCGCCTGACGCAGAACCTGGGACCGATGGACGTCAAACTGCGCGGCACCGGCTACTTTCCCAACGAGGGCAGCCCGCGCGTGTGGTTCGTCAAGGTGGAGGCCGAGGGCCTGGACGAGCTGGCCGCCGCCCTACGGGCCGGGGTGCATGAATTGGGCCTTGAAACCGAGGACATGGGCTTCAAGGCCCACATCACCCTGGCCCGCAAGAAGGGGCCGGCGCCGCGTCTGCAGCCGCTGCTGTTCGAGCTGGGCTGGACGGCGGGCGGAGCCACGTTGCAGCGTTCTCACCTTCAGAAAACCGGGCCGGTCTACGAGCAGGTCAGCACCTTCCGCTTCCAGGAGCAGACACAGCCCGCAGCCCCGCCTGACCCCTCACCCGCTGAACAGACCTCCACTCCACCCACGCCCGATACCGCAACCAATACAGACCATTCACCCTCTTCCGCAGCACCCCCCGAGGCACAGGAGCCAGCATGA